From Mucilaginibacter rubeus, a single genomic window includes:
- a CDS encoding chloramphenicol acetyltransferase, whose protein sequence is MKQQVDIENWIRKEHYNFFKQFEEPYYGVNVDIDVTAAYKFVKDNGISFFLYTMYQSLAASQVIEPFKYRMENDEVFIYDRIDASSTVPRANGTFGFGEWSFHPLFEDFTREANTEIERVQSNNLLERKALNNVIRYSSLPWINFTSLSHARMFAFVDSCPKISFGKMTEHHGKRTMPVSIHVNHALVDGIHVGQYIDCYQELLNKGF, encoded by the coding sequence ATGAAACAACAAGTAGATATTGAAAACTGGATCAGAAAAGAGCATTACAACTTTTTTAAACAGTTTGAGGAACCCTATTACGGCGTGAATGTGGACATTGACGTAACCGCCGCCTATAAGTTTGTTAAGGACAACGGGATCTCGTTTTTCCTTTATACCATGTATCAGTCGTTAGCCGCCTCACAAGTTATTGAGCCGTTCAAATACCGCATGGAAAACGACGAAGTTTTTATTTATGACCGGATTGATGCCAGTTCAACCGTTCCGAGAGCTAATGGCACATTTGGTTTTGGCGAATGGTCGTTTCACCCATTATTTGAAGATTTTACCCGCGAGGCCAACACAGAAATTGAGCGGGTGCAAAGCAATAACCTACTTGAGCGCAAAGCTTTAAATAACGTGATCCGTTATTCTTCGCTGCCGTGGATTAATTTTACATCCCTATCGCATGCGCGCATGTTTGCCTTTGTGGATAGCTGCCCTAAAATTTCCTTCGGTAAAATGACCGAACATCATGGCAAACGCACAATGCCGGTATCCATCCATGTAAATCACGCCCTGGTTGATGGGATTCACGTTGGCCAGTATATTGATTGTTACCAGGAGCTGTTGAATAAAGGATTTTAG
- a CDS encoding DUF885 domain-containing protein, whose protein sequence is MKVFIVAVGAFVLSVFPVKKQQTFDDFSKDFVAGYNSLHLPQLELSYVSGLEHIGTAADVQKQLDFFTKVKTGLSAFKADQLNESEKVDYQLISYETGLNLERITLEQDWLKNKPAAVPTNGIINIPNGKAWYAYLLKRWTSANATPDEIYQFGLTEVSRVQKHIETIRLQTGLSEDDFYKHLNDPSFFISDPKVVQQSFEKTKTIIYANLPKLFNNTSIAPLKIEKGESRQLAQTPGYYDSNVFYYNLFDKPYNKRQIDWLFIHEGVPGHHYQASTEAQTKTSAVQQLFYYMGFAEGWGAYTEELGKQLGVYKTPYDELGKWEWDIVRSVRVPLDVALNYYGWTDEQALAFWKKNIRGQDDIAMREIARIRRWPAQVVTYKYGALQILHWKQELQQKQGTKFNIRDFHSRVLDHGSLPLFMVKENVFKKG, encoded by the coding sequence ATGAAGGTTTTTATTGTAGCTGTTGGTGCATTTGTGCTATCGGTATTCCCGGTCAAAAAACAACAAACATTTGATGACTTTAGCAAAGATTTTGTAGCGGGCTACAATAGTTTGCATCTGCCACAATTGGAATTGAGTTACGTAAGTGGTTTAGAGCATATCGGTACCGCCGCTGATGTTCAAAAGCAATTAGATTTTTTTACAAAAGTCAAGACCGGTCTGTCGGCTTTTAAGGCAGATCAATTAAATGAATCGGAAAAGGTAGATTATCAGCTGATCAGTTATGAAACCGGTCTTAATCTGGAACGCATTACCCTTGAACAGGATTGGTTGAAAAACAAGCCGGCGGCTGTTCCAACCAACGGTATTATCAATATCCCTAACGGCAAAGCCTGGTATGCTTACCTGCTTAAACGTTGGACAAGCGCCAATGCTACTCCCGATGAAATTTACCAGTTTGGGTTAACCGAAGTTAGCCGCGTTCAAAAACATATCGAGACTATCCGGCTGCAAACCGGTTTAAGCGAAGATGATTTTTATAAACACCTCAACGATCCATCCTTTTTTATCAGCGATCCGAAAGTAGTACAGCAATCGTTTGAAAAAACTAAAACGATCATCTATGCCAACCTGCCGAAGCTGTTTAATAACACCAGTATCGCTCCGCTAAAAATTGAAAAGGGCGAAAGCCGGCAATTAGCTCAAACGCCTGGCTACTACGATAGCAATGTATTTTACTATAACCTTTTTGACAAGCCTTACAATAAACGCCAGATCGACTGGCTTTTTATCCATGAGGGTGTTCCCGGACATCATTATCAAGCCAGTACCGAGGCACAAACCAAAACATCGGCCGTGCAGCAGCTGTTTTATTACATGGGTTTTGCCGAAGGCTGGGGCGCTTATACCGAAGAATTGGGCAAGCAATTAGGCGTATATAAAACGCCTTATGATGAGTTGGGCAAATGGGAGTGGGACATTGTGCGTTCGGTTAGGGTCCCGCTTGATGTAGCCCTGAATTATTACGGCTGGACAGACGAGCAGGCTTTAGCTTTCTGGAAAAAGAACATCCGCGGACAGGATGATATAGCCATGCGCGAAATTGCCCGGATCCGTCGTTGGCCGGCACAGGTTGTTACCTATAAATACGGCGCATTGCAAATACTGCACTGGAAACAGGAGTTACAGCAAAAGCAAGGCACCAAATTTAATATCCGCGATTTCCATTCACGCGTGCTTGACCATGGTTCGCTGCCACTGTTTATGGTGAAGGAAAACGTGTTTAAAAAAGGTTAA
- a CDS encoding PD40 domain-containing protein, which produces MLYRKLISLCIFMLIACSGFAQLSYPDATLPADTPRLFAQGILTDGLSNRDFTISSKGDEIFFTLQQPRFITSTILHIQKKNGKWGKPEVAPFSGRYRDLEASFSPDGQTIYFSSDRPLNENDSVAKKDFDIWRVKRGKSGDWSQPENLGPQVNSAKSEYYPSVAKNGNLYFTVEADYGKGSEDIVICKPTATGYTKPESLPEDVNTKYDEFNAFIDPDEQFIIFSCYGRADDLGHGDLYISHKDKSGNWLPAKHLPAPINSTALDYCPFISADKKHLIFTSNRVNNQLNNGQAKTYRQLQALLNSPGNGWDDIYWVKFNEAW; this is translated from the coding sequence ATGCTATATCGCAAGTTAATTTCGCTTTGTATTTTTATGCTGATTGCCTGTAGTGGATTTGCACAGCTAAGCTATCCCGATGCAACTCTTCCGGCCGATACGCCACGTCTGTTTGCTCAAGGAATCCTTACCGATGGACTGAGTAACCGCGATTTCACCATCTCATCAAAAGGGGATGAGATATTTTTCACCCTGCAACAACCCCGTTTTATCACGAGTACTATTTTACATATCCAAAAGAAAAACGGCAAATGGGGTAAGCCCGAAGTCGCGCCGTTCTCCGGCCGTTACCGTGATTTGGAGGCAAGCTTTTCACCGGATGGGCAAACCATTTATTTCTCATCAGACAGGCCTCTGAATGAGAATGATTCTGTAGCAAAAAAAGACTTTGACATTTGGCGGGTTAAACGCGGTAAAAGCGGGGATTGGAGCCAACCGGAAAATCTCGGTCCGCAAGTAAATTCCGCTAAAAGCGAATACTACCCAAGCGTGGCTAAAAATGGAAACCTGTATTTCACGGTAGAAGCTGATTATGGCAAGGGCAGCGAGGACATTGTAATTTGCAAGCCAACAGCAACAGGCTACACCAAACCCGAAAGCCTGCCCGAAGATGTGAATACCAAATACGATGAGTTCAACGCCTTTATTGACCCGGACGAACAGTTTATCATATTTAGCTGCTATGGCCGGGCCGATGACCTGGGGCATGGTGATCTTTACATCAGCCATAAAGATAAATCAGGTAATTGGCTTCCTGCTAAACATTTGCCTGCCCCTATCAACAGCACAGCGCTTGATTATTGCCCATTTATAAGTGCCGACAAAAAACACCTGATCTTCACCAGCAACCGCGTTAACAATCAGCTAAATAATGGCCAAGCTAAAACCTACCGACAATTACAAGCGCTGCTCAACAGTCCCGGTAACGGCTGGGATGATATTTATTG